The DNA segment GCTGGTCAGGATCGTCCCGGACATTCAGCGCACTGCGGAACTGATCCAGGAGATCAACGCCGCCAGTCGAGAACAAAGCATCGGCGTGGAGCAGATCAACAAGGCCATCCAGCAACTGGATCAGGTCATCCAGCAAAACGCCTCGGCCGCCGAACAAATGGCCTCCACCTCCGAGGAACTCTCCAGCCAGGCTGAGGAACTCCAGGCCATCATGGCCTTCTTCAAGATGAGCGGCTCCGGTTCAGGACCGAGGAAACAAAAGGCCCACAAATCCCAGGCCAGCAACCTCATGGCTCCGGCCCGCAAGGCCGTCCCGGCGAAGAAGCAGGGTCAAGGCGGCCTGGCCCTGGATATGGGAGAGGATAGTGAGTTTGAGAAGTTCTGAGTAGTTGGGTTCACCGGGTAATTGTAGGGGCGCACCTGTGTGTGCGCCCCGTCCGGATTAACGCGGTAAATCGCATGGACGAAATTTGCACGGGCGGCCAGGCATCACAGAATTATGGAGCAAAGCAGGAATGGTCGGCCACCCGCAAGGGCGGACACATAGGTCCGCCCCTACCGCGTCTCGTGATTCCATGCTCAAAATCATTGACCATTGCTGTCTCATTCTCCGCTGAACCGTTGAACCCTTTTCATCCTTCCCCGGGGGAAACATGGACGACAAATTGAGCACGACACTACGACAATATCTGACATTCACCCTGGAAAAAGCACTTTACGCCATGGATATCGCCAAGGTCCGGGAGGTGTTGGAGTACACGGAGATTACCCGGGTGCCCCGGACCCCGGAGTTTCTGCGCGGGGTGATCAATGTGCGGGGGCGGGCCGTGCCCGTGGTGGACATGCGCCTGAAGTTCGGCATGAGCCGCACCGTGCCCACGGTGAACACCTGCATCATCATTAGCGAGGTGGAACTGGATGGGGAGACCACGATTCTTGGGGTTCTGGCCGATTCGGTTCAGGAAGTGTTCGACCTGGAGCCGGATCAGATCGAACCGGCTCCCCGGCTGGGCGCCCGGATCAATTCCGGATTCATCGACGGCATGGGCAAGCACGGTGAGGATTTCGTCATCATCCTGAATATCGACAAGGTCTTTTCGTCCGAGGAATTGGCCGTGGTTCTGGATGTCGGCGACAAAGAGGCGCTTGCGGCGTAAGCGTGGGTGGCGCAGTTTGCACGGGAGCAAGGAAGGATTTTTTGTCGCCGTGCTTTGACGGTATTTGCTTGATCTGAAAAGTACGGCGACAAAAAAAGAACGAAAAAACGGCTAGGTGATCGAGACGACCAGGAGGTCGATTATGCTACGCGTCTTTATTGGCGTTCTGGTGGCAATCTGCTGCTGGTTGGCCATGCCTCCGGCTGTCCAGGCCGCCGCGCAGCACAAGCAGGTGCTGATGATCACCTCCTACCATCATGGAGACCCCTGGAACGACGGCATTGTCCAGGGGGTGCGGGAGGTTCTGGGGGGCATGGAGCATGTGGATTTGGCCATCGAGCACCTGGATATGCGCCGCAACGCGGGAGATGAATATCAACAATGGGTGAGCAGCTTTCTCGGGCATAAGTATCGGAGAAAGCCCCAGGATCTGGTCATCGTCTCGGATGACGAGGCCCTGAATTTTCTCTTCCGGGTCCGCGAAGAGTTGTTCCCCCGCGTACCCGTGGTCTTTACCGGGATCAACAGTTTCACCCCGGGACGCATTGCCGGTCAGTCCAAAATCACTGGAGTCAATGAGGAAATAAGCATTGCCCGGAACCTGGAGTTGGGGCTGCGGCTCTTTCCCGAGACCAGTCAGGTTTTTGCCGTGGTGGATGACCACTCGCCCATGGGACGGGCCAACCTGGAGCGGTACAGGGCGGAGGTGGAACGGTTCGCCCCTCGGGTGGCCATGGAAGAACTGTTTAATCCGTCTGTCCAGGAGGCCCAGGAGGTGCTGCGGTCCTTGCCCAGGGACAGCCTTGTCCTGCGATTGAACAATTTTCTGGACGGTCGAGGCGGCTTTCTTTCGGTGACGGAAAGTATGCACGTCATTTCACGGGAGTCTCCGGTCCCGGTGTTGTCTTTCTGGGATTTTGACATGGGCCAGGGTGCCTTGGGCGGATTTGTTGTCAGTGCGCGGGAGCAGGGCCGCGAGGCCGGGGAACTGGCGGTCCAGATTCTCTCGGGCCAACACCCGGACTACCTTCCGGTGGTCATGGAAAGCCCCAACGTGCTGATGTTCGATTATCAGCAGATGCGGCGCTTCGGCGTACGGGTCGCGGATCTGCCCGCTGAAGCCGTGGTGATCAATCTGCCCGAAACCTTCTATTCCCAACACAAGACGCTGATCTGGACCGTGGCGGCGGTGATCGCCTTTTTGGGCGTGTGCATTGCGGTGCTTTTGGCCGTGCTGATGGGCCGCAGGAGGGCCGAGGCCGCCTTGCGCGAAAGCGAAGCCATGTACAGGGTGATTTTCGACGGAAGCAGCAACGGTATTCTCGCCGTGAACATGCATACACGACGCTTTGCCTACGCCAACCACGCTGTCTGCCGAATGTTCGGATACACCCTGGACGAGATGTTGGCCCTGAAAGCCATGGACCTGCATCCACCTGAATTTTTGGAGCAAGTCCTTGCGGCATTAACTTCCCTTGTCAGTGGTGGGACAAGATCCGTCAGCAATGTTCCATGTCTTCGCAAAGACGGGAGCCGTTTTTTCGTCGATATTGTCGCGGAAATCGAAACTGTACATGGCGAAGAGCTGGCCGTGGCTTTTTTTACGGACATCACGGCACGCAAACGCAGTGAGGAGCTGTACCAGACGCTGTTTCGCGAAATGCTGGACGGCTTTGCCTTGCATGAGATCATTTGCGATGAGTCCGGCGAGCCCGCGAACTATCGATTCCTGGCCGTCAATCCCGCCTTCGAGAGGGCCACGGGGCTGCAGGGAGAGGACATTGTCGGCAAGACCGTCCTGGAAGTTCTTCCGGGAACGGAACGGTATTGGATCAAGATTTACGGACGGGTGGCCCTGACCGGGGAGCCCGCGGTTTTCGACAATTATGCCAATGAACTTCAGAGGCATTTCGTGGTCACGGCGTTCAGCCCGACATCCGGCCAGTTCGCCTGTATTTTTTCGGACATCACGGATCGCAAGCAGGCCGAAGCGGCGCTGTTGGCGGCCAAGGAGCAGGCCGAGACGGCCAACTTGGCCAAATCCGCGTTCCTGGCCAATATGTCCCATGAAATCCGCACTCCGTTGAACGGGATTTTGGGCATGATGCAGCTTCTGGAAACCACGGATTTGGATCCTGATCAAAGCAAGTACGTCCAACTGACCGTCACTTCGGCCAATCGGTTGACCCGCCTGCTCTCGGACATCCTGGACCTGTCCCGGGTCGAGGCGGGAATGATGGAACTGCATGAAGTCGAATTCGAAGTCAGCGAGCTTGGCCAGTCGGTCACGGACCTGTTCACGTTCATGGCCGGGGACAAGGGGCTTGAGCTGCGTTGCGACATCGACCCGGCCATCCCCGTCAAACTGATTGGGGACGAGGCCCGGGTGAGGCAGATCCTGTTCAACCTGGTGGGCAACGCCCTGAAGTTCACGGACAAGGGAGCCGTACACCTCCGGATGACGTCGCTTTTCGTCGCGAAAGGAGGCGGTACACGGGTGCTGTTCTCGGTTATGGACACGGGCATCGGCATCCCGGACGACAAGATGGACAGCCTGTTCAAAGCCTTTGTCCAGGTGGACGGCTCCTACACCCGCTCCTACCAGGGCGCGGGCCTGGGCCTGGCCATCGTCCGCCGGTTGGTGGAACTGATGAGCGGCAATATTCATGTTGAAAGCACGGTCGGCGAGGGAACCACCGTGCATGTGGTTTTGCCGTTCAAGCTGCGGGATGAAAGATGCAACGTGCCCCCCTCTCCCCGGAGCGGACTCAACCGTGACCTCAGAGTCCATCACAAGGAGCACGCGTGAGCATCAACATTCGTTTGGCTGCAACCATCGGTGGGGTGATTCTTGTCGTCGCGACGATATCGATTGTTTTCGCGAACGCGAGAATGAAGGATCCCGCTTTGCGGGAAGCCGAAAACATGGCCCAAGTTATTCTGGATTCCAGGTTGGCCGTGCATACCTATTTTTCGCATCAACTCAGGCCGGCCTTGTTCGACATGGCCGGCAACGACTGCGCCCGAACTGGAAGAAGAATTCGAGCCCGTATGGATGTCCTCGACATATGCCGTGCGCGAGATGGAACGGTATTTCAAATCATTGCACGAAATACCATACTTTTACAAGGAGGCGGCGATCAATGCCCGCCATCCGGATAACGAAGCCGACTCCTTTGAGCGGGACTTCATTGAAAGGCTGAATCGGGACGACAGTTTGCACCTGCTCTCTGAAATCCGGATCTTGCTCCAGGGCTGACCGTCCTGGTCGACCAACCCATGATCAAGACTATGATCCGCAACATTCTCTTCAATGCCATCAAGTTCACCCCTCGCCAGGGCGAAATACTTATCACGGCCCGGCAAGCGGACCGGAAAGTGACAATATCAATCCAGGACAACGGCATGGGCATGAACGGGCAGATGCTGTCCTCCTTTTTTACCCTGGAAACGGGAAACCGTCGGTTGGGCACGGATGGTGAAAAAGGCATCGGCCTGGGGTTGGTCCTGTGCAAACAGTTTATCGAGCAGCACGGCGGCCAGATCTGGCTGGAGAGCCGACCTGGGCAGGGTACGACGATGTATTTCACGTTGTCGGCGGCGTGAAGTGTCTGCTGACTTGCGATGCCGATTATCATCCAGGGCGACAGTAAGTGCCTTTGTCCTCACGGCGAACTGGCCCACAGCGCGATGCTCGTCCGCGATCTGACCGCCCGTCCCAACCCTTTGGGCCTCGTAGAGGTGGTTCTGCTTGACCGAAGGGCGGGTTATGGCCGATAATAAACCATGCGGCCCTGTAAGGAACAGTTGTTGTATCCGGGATTGCCTCGGCACTGGTTGAGCGGCGGCCCATAACGAAAACCCGTTGTTTCTGGATAAAAAGCACCTTCCTCAACCTTTAGCGCCCAGCCAGGTAAACACCGTAACGGTATGACCCGCATCTCTTTGACCACCCTGACACCGTCCCCTTTGTTAGCGGTCCTGGCACCAGCCATGGTATTGGCCCTGCTCCTGCTTGTAAGCGCAGGACACGCCCTGGCCAATGACCCGTTTCTCACTCCCCCGTCCCCACGCCCTGCGGAGCAAACTCCTCGTAAAACCGAGTACCGCCACGCCTTGACCCTTGCCGAAGAGTCCGGGTCGGCCTCACGCCCCATTCCAGCACGCCCGCCAGCCACCACCCCGCGCATCACGCCCCCGTCCGTTTCCGAAATGGTCGCCCTGCAACGAGAGCTGCGCCAAAGGATGGCCGATTTTTCCGGCAGAACCAGGCCAGGTTCCTAGGTGCGGCCACGTGGCAACTGATGCTGCTCGCGTTTCTTTACGGCGTGATCCATGCCCTGGGTCGGGCGAACATCGCCGCCTTCCACGCTGTGAAGGGCCGACTGAAATCCACCAACTATGGCTTGATCATCCTCATCGGCTTGTTTCTCTCTGCCAAGGCACTGCTGGACTGGTGGCCGGACACCGGGCGAGAAGGCCACAGAGTGACCACGGTCTACTCCCTGGGACATCGTCTCCTTTTTCCTGGCCACGAGGCTGATGCCTTGTCCCGGAGCAGCTCTGAGCTTGCTTTTCACCCTCAGCCTGAACGTCTACTGGGCCGGCAGGACCATGATTCCCTTGACCCTGGGCCTGACCGCCTCGGCTCTGGGATTGGCCACCGTCGGCTCCACCCATACTGCTCTCAACCTCAGCCGTCGCACTGTTGAAACATATACACCATTCAAAGAGAGGAGGATTCTCATGGCTCGTCAATTATCTCGGTATGGATTGGTTTTGCTGTTACTCTCAACCGTTACCCTTTTCTTTACCGCCGGATGTATCACGACTCCCACACCTGGTGGGGCCAAAGGGCATGCCGTTACCGGAGCGGCGGGAGGTCAGACAGCCGAGGGCCAGAGCGGGGAGATGGAGCGGTGTGCTCAACCCCTTGGCACCGCATCTGTTTTCGAGGACAGAAATCAGCCCTGGTGGCACTATTATTCCTCACGATACTCACATCTTGGAAGCACAATTCCGGTCATTCGCACGATGGTTCAACAGTCCAACTGTTTTGTCTTGGTGGAACGGGGCCGGGCTATGGACGCAATGGCTGATGAACGGCAACTCATGCAGTCCGGGGAGTTGCGTGGTGGCAGTAATTTTGGGAAAGGCCAAATGGTTGCGGCTGATTATACCATCAGCCCATCGATCCAATTTTCGGAAAAAGGGACGGGAGGCGTCGATGCTTTCACAGGTGGGTTGTTGCGCCGAGTTGTTCCCGGAGCCGGAAGCGCGGTTGTCGGGGCGGCGGGCAGTTTGAGAAGCAATGAAGCCGCAACGACCCTGCTTCTTGTCGACAATCGTTCCGGTCTGCAGCTTGCGGCTGCGGTCGGCAACGCCCGGAACTGGGACTTTGGGCTCGGGGGAGGCATTTTTTCCGGTCTTTCCGGGGGGGCCGCCGGCTTCAGCAACACTCCCGAAGGCAAGGTGATCACTGCCTCGTTCGTGGACTCCTACAATCAAATGGTCCGTGCCCTGCGAAACTACAGGGCCCAGGATGTCGAAGGCGGTATGGGTACCGGGGGAGGGTTGCAGGTGAACTAGCCAGTCCCTCACCATGAATAAGCGACAGCCACGGCTGTCGCTTTGTTCATGGTGAGGTCTTCGCGTAACTCGCCCAGGGCCCGTGTGAAATAAGCCGCCACGGTCCGCCCGACCTGCCCGCGGAATTCTCGGAAGTTGCGCATCTCCCGGTGCGGGTCCCGAGTCGCGTCCTGAGTCGCGTCCCATCGTATCTGGATTCCCGGCGTAATTGCCTCCAGATATGTCAGGCTTTCCGGAGCCAGTATCCTGGCCCTGGAAGAAGGCCGGGATGAGCAAAGAGGAGTATGCGGAAATGCTGAGCCTGATTTCGCATGAGGGGATCAGATGGATATCGATCTTCACAACCTTTACAAGGAGGGACAAGGTCCATGAAGGATTTCAGTTTTCGGGAGGTTCTAGGGTTGATGGGAAAGACCGCGCCTTTTCTGCTTTTTCGTTTTCTCGTCTATTTCGGCATCACCCTTGGCTTTGTGCTCGTTACGGGCATTGGGGCGGGCATCGGTTATGGCGTAGGTTCCATCGCTAAGAGCGGCGCTGGCGGCGGCATGGTGGGCGGGCTGATCGGGTTCGGAATTGCGAGCACGGTCATGTACCTCATCCGGGAGTATCTGCTTTACATTGTCAAGGCCGGGCATATTGCCGTGCTGGTGGAGGTGGTTGAAGGCGGGACCGTCCCGGGCGGGAAGGGACAGATCGCTTACGCCCAGGAGAAGGTGCGGGAAAGGTTTGTGGAATCATCCCTACTGTTCGGATTGGATCAACTGGTCAAGGGCATTCTGCGAGCATTCAACCGCACGTTCCTGACTGTTGCGGCTTTTTTGCCCATTCCGGGGACTGGCGGCCTGGTGAAGCTGATCAACATGATCGTCAATCTCTCCCTGACCTACCTGGACGAGGTCATCCTGGCCTATCTCATGAAAACGCGTGCCGAGAATCCGTGGGCATCCAGCCGCACGGCCCTGGTGCTCTATGCGCAGAACTATGTTGCATTCCTCAAGAACGCGGCCTGGCTCGCCCTGTTTATCTGGGCCATGACCTTCGCCGTGTTTTTGGTCGTTCTCGGACCGGCGGCCCTCATCGTCAGCATTTTTCCCGGCGCGGGAGGTCCACTGACGTTGCTCGTAGCCCTGGTCCTGGCCTGGGGCATTAAGCAGGCGGTCATTGAACCCATAGGCATGACCGCCCTGATGCAGGTTTTTTTCAAAGTGACCAAAGGCCAGGTGGCCAACCCTGAATGGGAGGCCAAGCTGGAAGGCGTTTCCACCAAGTT comes from the Desulfonatronum sp. SC1 genome and includes:
- a CDS encoding chemotaxis protein CheW, which translates into the protein MDDKLSTTLRQYLTFTLEKALYAMDIAKVREVLEYTEITRVPRTPEFLRGVINVRGRAVPVVDMRLKFGMSRTVPTVNTCIIISEVELDGETTILGVLADSVQEVFDLEPDQIEPAPRLGARINSGFIDGMGKHGEDFVIILNIDKVFSSEELAVVLDVGDKEALAA
- a CDS encoding ABC transporter substrate binding protein — its product is MLRVFIGVLVAICCWLAMPPAVQAAAQHKQVLMITSYHHGDPWNDGIVQGVREVLGGMEHVDLAIEHLDMRRNAGDEYQQWVSSFLGHKYRRKPQDLVIVSDDEALNFLFRVREELFPRVPVVFTGINSFTPGRIAGQSKITGVNEEISIARNLELGLRLFPETSQVFAVVDDHSPMGRANLERYRAEVERFAPRVAMEELFNPSVQEAQEVLRSLPRDSLVLRLNNFLDGRGGFLSVTESMHVISRESPVPVLSFWDFDMGQGALGGFVVSAREQGREAGELAVQILSGQHPDYLPVVMESPNVLMFDYQQMRRFGVRVADLPAEAVVINLPETFYSQHKTLIWTVAAVIAFLGVCIAVLLAVLMGRRRAEAALRESEAMYRVIFDGSSNGILAVNMHTRRFAYANHAVCRMFGYTLDEMLALKAMDLHPPEFLEQVLAALTSLVSGGTRSVSNVPCLRKDGSRFFVDIVAEIETVHGEELAVAFFTDITARKRSEELYQTLFREMLDGFALHEIICDESGEPANYRFLAVNPAFERATGLQGEDIVGKTVLEVLPGTERYWIKIYGRVALTGEPAVFDNYANELQRHFVVTAFSPTSGQFACIFSDITDRKQAEAALLAAKEQAETANLAKSAFLANMSHEIRTPLNGILGMMQLLETTDLDPDQSKYVQLTVTSANRLTRLLSDILDLSRVEAGMMELHEVEFEVSELGQSVTDLFTFMAGDKGLELRCDIDPAIPVKLIGDEARVRQILFNLVGNALKFTDKGAVHLRMTSLFVAKGGGTRVLFSVMDTGIGIPDDKMDSLFKAFVQVDGSYTRSYQGAGLGLAIVRRLVELMSGNIHVESTVGEGTTVHVVLPFKLRDERCNVPPSPRSGLNRDLRVHHKEHA
- a CDS encoding DUF3365 domain-containing protein; its protein translation is MEEEFEPVWMSSTYAVREMERYFKSLHEIPYFYKEAAINARHPDNEADSFERDFIERLNRDDSLHLLSEIRILLQG
- a CDS encoding sensor histidine kinase KdpD, giving the protein MIKTMIRNILFNAIKFTPRQGEILITARQADRKVTISIQDNGMGMNGQMLSSFFTLETGNRRLGTDGEKGIGLGLVLCKQFIEQHGGQIWLESRPGQGTTMYFTLSAA
- a CDS encoding CsgG/HfaB family protein, with the protein product MVQQSNCFVLVERGRAMDAMADERQLMQSGELRGGSNFGKGQMVAADYTISPSIQFSEKGTGGVDAFTGGLLRRVVPGAGSAVVGAAGSLRSNEAATTLLLVDNRSGLQLAAAVGNARNWDFGLGGGIFSGLSGGAAGFSNTPEGKVITASFVDSYNQMVRALRNYRAQDVEGGMGTGGGLQVN